Proteins encoded in a region of the Cygnus olor isolate bCygOlo1 chromosome 4, bCygOlo1.pri.v2, whole genome shotgun sequence genome:
- the ADRA2C gene encoding alpha-2C adrenergic receptor, giving the protein MDLLPVGNTSLGSPNESLAPAPSSPLLKPPSPYSPAAVASLAAVVGFLIVFTIVGNVLVVIAVLTSRALRAPQNLFLVSLASADILVATLVMPFSLANELMNYWYFGKAWCNIYLALDVLFCTSSIVHLCAISLDRYWSVTQAVEYNLKRTPRRIKAIILTVWLISAVISFPPLISMYRDPEGDVFPQCKLNDETWYILSSCIGSFFAPCLIMVLVYIRIYRVAKLRTRTLSEKRTMPEGSSQTENGLSRAAGGCTSLRMQLGENGHYSVHHWRKASELEDIELEESSTSESRRRRSREEHPRKSSKSQSFSYSYSSKHSSSRLSRSSNRSMEFFSYRRRRKRSSICRKKVTQAREKRFTFVLAVVMGVFVVCWFPFFFSYSLYGICREACEVPETLFKFFFWIGYCNSSLNPVIYTIFNQDFRRSFKHILFKKKKKNFRH; this is encoded by the coding sequence ATGGATCTGCTGCCGGTGGGGAACACGAGCCTGGGCTCCCCCAACGAAAGCCTGGCGCCGGCCCCCTCCTCGCCCCTCCTGAAGCCTCCGTCCCCCTACTCGCCCGCCGCCGTGGCCAGCCTGGCGGCGGTGGTGGGCTTCCTCATCGTCTTCACCATCGTGGGCAACGTGCTGGTGGTGATAGCTGTGCTCACCAGCCGGGCGCTGAGAGCCCCCCAGAACCTCTTCCTGGTGTCCCTGGCCAGCGCGGACATCCTGGTGGCTACTCTGGTCATGCCTTTCTCTTTGGCCAACGAGCTTATGAATTACTGGTACTTCGGCAAAGCTTGGTGTAACATTTACCTGGCGCTGGACGTGCTGTTCTGCACCTCCTCCATCGTCCACCTGTGCGCCATCAGTCTCGACAGGTATTGGTCGGTCACACAGGCGGTGGAATACAACCTCAAACGGACTCCCCGGCGGATCAAGGCCATCATCCTCACTGTCTGGCTCATTTCAGCTGTCATCTCCTTCCCACCATTGATCTCCATGTACCGGGACCCCGAAGGAGATGTCTTTCCTCAGTGCAAGCTCAATGATGAGACGTGGTACATCCTTTCTTCTTGCATTGGCTCTTTCTTTGCCCCCTGCCTCATCATGGTGTTGGTCTATATCCGCATCTACCGTGTGGCCAAGCTAAGGACCAGGACCCTCTCTGAGAAGCGTACAATGCCAGAGGGGTCCTCCCAGACTGAGAATGGCTTGAGCCgcgctgctgggggctgcacaTCCCTGAGgatgcagctgggagagaacgGACATTATTCAGTGCACCACTGGCGAAAAGCCTCTGAGCTGGAGGACATTgagctggaggagagcagcaccTCAGAGAGCAGGCGGAGGCGGAGCCGGGAGGAGCATCCCCGCAAAAGCAGCAAGAGCCAGTCCTTCTCCTACTCATATTCCTCCAAGCACTCTAGTAGCCGTCTGTCCCGCTCTAGCAACCGCTCCATGGAATTCTTCTCGTACCGCCGTCGCCGGAAGCGTAGCAGCATCTGCCGTAAGAAGGTCACCCAGGCCCGGGAGAAACGTTTCACTTTTGTGCTGGCCGTGGTCATGGGGGTCTTTGTAGTTTGCTGgttccctttcttcttcagctaCAGCCTCTATGGTATTTGCCGGGAGGCATGTGAGGTCCCTGAGACTCTCTTCAAGTTCTTCTTCTGGATTGGGTATTGCAATAGCTCCCTCAACCCAGTCATCTACACCATCTTCAACCAGGACTTCCGCAGGTCCTTTAAACACATTCTctttaagaagaagaagaagaacttCCGGCATTGA